From the genome of Pseudomonas sihuiensis:
TGGCTGTCCTGCGCACCATTGTCCGCGCAGCGCGAGGACGTCGTTGGGCTGGTGGCGTTGATCCAGGCTGCGTTCGAGGAGCGGCGGCAGTGGTTTCTGCCTAATGACGGTGAGTGAAGCTACATGTCGAACCAGGCGACATGGTTACAAAAACAACGATGCCTCACCCATAACAATTGGAGCATAAAGCATGAAACGATCCACCCTGGCACTGGCCATTACGGCGGTTGCACTCAGTCAGGCTGCTTCCGCCGATTTTCTCGGAGACAGCAAGGCGACGCTCGATATGCGCAACCTCTACTTCAATGAGGATGTGCGTGATCGCGACATTCCATCTACTCAGGAGTGGGGGCAGGGATTCATCCTCAACTATCAGTCTGGCTTCACCGAAGGGACGGTCGGCCTGGGGGTTGATGCCATTGGACTGCTGGGGGTGCGCCTCGATAGCGGTGGCCGGTCAGGCAAGGCAGGTATTGATCGTAACCCTGGCGCCCTGTTCCCGCTGGATAGCGATGGTTCTGCGGTCAGTGACTATAGCAAGGCCGGTGTAACGGCCAAGGCGCGTCTTTCCAAGACCGAGTTGCGCCTAGGCACTCTGCAGCCGAAGTTGCCGGTGGTGACTTTCAACGATGGTCGCCTGTTGCCGCAGTTGTTCTAGGGTGGTCAGATCGTCTCCAACGAGATCGAAGGGCTGACCTTGACAGCCGGTCAGTTGGAGCACGCAAAAGGTCGGAGCTCGACTGACTCACGTGGCTTGTCCATCGCCGGATCCAACAATGCAACCACTGGACAGTTCGTCAATACGTTCTATTTCGCGGGTGGCGACTACAAGGTCACCAAGGATCTCACCGCTCAGTATTACTTCGGCAATCTGGAAGATTTCTACAAGCAACATTTCCTGGGATTGATCCACAACTACGCACTGGGCGGTGGCAATCTCAAGACCGACCTGCGTTACTTCTACAGCACCTCCGATGGCAAGAACAGCAGTGAGAGCGGCCGGGCTGAGGGCTATCGCAGCAACGGTTACTGGACGGTCGGTGACAGCAAGCGTGGTGAGGTAGATAACCGTACCTGGAGTGCCTTGTTCACCTACAGCCATAGCGGTCATGAGCTGAGCGCGGGTTATCAGCAGGTGTCCGGCGATAGCGCCTTCCCGTACCTGAATGCTGGCGACGGGGCAACCAGTTACCTGATCACCGATCGGCAGATCGGTCGTGGTGGTAAATTCCTCAGTGCTGGCGAGCGCACTTGGTTGGCCGGCTATGCCTATGATTTTGGCAAGCTGGGTATCTCGGGGCTAAAAGCCTCGGTGATGTATTTGTCGGGTGATAACGTCGACAGCGCACAGGGTGAGCGTAACGAATGGGAGCGTGACCTGCGCCTCGATTACGTTCTGCAGGAAGGATCACTGAAGGGACTTGGCTTCTCTCTGCGCAATGCCAGTCTGCGTGGCAATGTTGGGGCAGACGTCGATGAGAATCGGCTTTATGTGACGTACAGCTTGCCACTGCTTTAAACCATGGAAAGTTGCCTCTTCTGTTCTGTGCAGAAGGGGCAACATGATTCACTTCAATTCGTTTTTTTCAGCGGTTGATAAAGACGAACCGCTACCGTGGCTGCTCAACTGGAGTACGATGCCACAGTATGCCATTTTTTCACTTCCTCCCTTGCAGCGCCCGAGCAATTCGCGCAACTGCGCATGCAGTGCCTGCAAATTCTGAATGCGTGCCTCGACATGAGCGATGTGTTCTTCCACCAATGTACTAATGAGTGCGCAACTCGCATGCGGCCGATCATGCATTGCCAATAAGCGACCTATTTCTTCCAATGTCATATCGAGTGCACGACAATTGCGGATGAATGTCAGGCGCTCGAAGTGCAGCTGACTATATAAACGATAGTTACTGTTATTGCGCGAGGGGCTGGGTAGTAACCCCTGGCGCTCGTAGTAGCGAATGGTTTCCACTGGGCAGCCTGTTCGCCTAGCGAGTTCACCAATTTTCATAATGATGCTTCCAGAGTACGTCAGCATGAGGTGCTGATACTGCCGTTAGAGCGGCTTGCCATCATCTAGATTGATGGCTTCGTGACAGTCTGGAAATGAAGAGGTTCTTTGATTACGAAATTGTAATGCGGCGCTCATCTTCGAGTTATCTGGAGGTTGCAAGGATAGAAGGGCCAAATCCACAAGAAGAAATCGGCCTATGACAATCCCAATACTGCCGGTAAGCATCAGGAGCAATGCATGAAAAAAAGTCCTCTAACCATGGCGATCATCTCCGCGTTGGCATTCGGTGCAAGCGCGATGGCTCAGGCATCCGAGCCTCAGGCATCCGAAGGCTTCATCGAAGGAAGCAGCCTGAATATTCTCAACCGAAACTTCTATTTCAACCGTGATTTCCGTAAGGGCGAAGCTAGAGTACTGCCCAACGGTGAGCGCAGCAGCTACACCGAGGCATGGGCGCACGGCATCATGGCTAACTTCGAGTCCGGTTTCACTCAGGGAACCGTTGGTTTCGGCATCGACGCTTATGCCGGACTGGGCTTGAAGCTTGATACCGGTGATGGACGATATGGCCCCGGTGGTAGTGTCAACATGTTCCCGGTGGACAGCGATGATCGTGCCGAGGACTCGTACTCGAAAGTGGGGGCCGCGGTAAAGGCGCGCTTCGCTGATACGGTCGTCAAGGCCGGTGACGTATTCCCAACGACACCTGTCGTGCACTACGGGGACTCTCGTCTGCTGCCGCAGAGCTTCAAAGGTGTGACGGTCGTCAACGAAAGCATAGAGGGCCTGACCCTGCAAGGCGGTCGTCTACATGCCATGAGCCAACCGCAGGAGAGCACTTCACGCGGTGATTTCGCGACCTTCTATGCTGGGCAGGTGGACTCTCCCTGGGTCGGCTACTTTGGTGGTGACTACGAGCTCAACGACAACCTGGGCTTCAGCCTTTACAGCAGCCGTTTGAAGGATGCCTGGGATCAGTACTACGCTGGCATGTGGTGGACTTACCCACTTTCCGAGGACCTGTCGTTGTTTGGTGGTCTGAATTACTACAACGCCACCGACGAAGGTAAGAAGCAGCTGGGTGATTTCAGTAACAACATCTATAGCGGTAGCATCGGTGTCAAGTACGGCGCTCACCGTGTAGCGCTCTCTCACCAGCGTAACAACGGCGATGACGACTTTGACTACCTGCGTCAGTCCGACTCGATCTTCCTCGACAACTCCCTTCAGTACAGCGACTTCAACTCGCCCAAGGAACGCTCCTGGATGGTGCGCTACGATCTGGACATGGCTGACTTTGGTGTGCCAGGGCTGAGCTTCATGGCGCGTTACGCGCGGGGGAGTGATGCGGACTACTCCAACGCTAACAGCACGTACATGCGCAGGGATGATACAACTGGTAACCCGCTGACCGATCAGAAGCGCTGGGAACGCGACTTTGAGGTCAAATACGTATTCCTCGAGGGTTCTCTGAAGGATCTGTCCGTGCGCGTGCGTCAGATGACCACTCGCGCTACTGCTTACGAAAGCGACCTCGATGAAGTGCGTGTGATCGTCGAGTATCCGCTTCAGGTGCTGTAACGACATTCAGGGGCGGCATCGCCGCCCCTGTCTGACAGGATTGTAATTTGAACCTCATGCTCATGTTAGGTGCCGATGCATAACATGGGACTGTCTTCAAAGCGTTCGTTTCCACGTTTGCTCAGTCAGTCCGAGGTGCATATGAAAGTTTTTTCCCAGTTTCTGCTTATCGTGTTTCTGGGGGCGGCCAGTATGGTTGCCTCTGCAGAGGATGGTTCGGAGCGCTCGCTCAATGCCGTCAAGCAATTCCGTGAGAATCAGCAGCGCATTCATGGTGACAAAGCCGTTGAGCAGCAGAAGTCGTCCCCAAGTGCTCAGGGTGAGCAAGACGACTGAGCGCGTGAACTAGCGCAAGCCGTCCTGCTCGCTCTCTCCAGTCCATCTCTTGGTAGCTCCCGCTCCTTTGGTGAGAGATGGTTCCTTGGCGCCCCTTTGGGGGCGCTTTTTTTGTTCGTCAAAGAATTGGGTTGGAACTGCTTAGTCTTGTGGGCGCGATATCTCTCCACTTGAGTTTGCTCTATCCCAAGTTGAGTGGGCACTGATTGATAGTGGATAGTGTCTGCCGTAATAAGTGTCCATGATCCATACCAGGCGACGTTTTCCGAATAATTCAAAAGAGAGACGGTAGAGCAGTGCTTACTGGCACGACGCTTCGTCATATGTTCGAGAGACGCTTGGTATCGCTGAAAGTCTGTTGGGCAAGTGGAAGTGCTAGAACGAACAGCAGTGTGAGTGGTGAAAGTGTGAAGCTGCGCCAGCGGCTGGCTCAGGTCAACAGTAATGCGATGCTCTAAAGACGCTCGCCATCTCCTCACAGCCCACGGAGTCAAGTTTAGCGCTGTCGAGGCATTGGTCGGTCTCTATCCCGTAGCACTGATGTGCCGGCTGCTGTGGGTATTAAGCAACGGTTTCTATGCCTGGCAGCAGCGGTCGCCCTCGGTGTGAAAGATGGCGAGTCGGCGTCTGAGCAAGGAGAACCACACCATCTACCATGAGATGAATGTCTGTAGGGGACGAAGTGGGCGGCTGAAACTGAGAAAATGTGTCGTCTGGTGAGGGGCTTGTATTCGACGTAGATGGGGCAAAAAGGGGGCGCCATCCCTGGCGCAATTCGATTAAGCAGTCTTTTCCGTTGAGCTTTGGCGGGCCTGCTCGATCAAGGGCTTTGGTAAAGGGAAGTACAGCGTAAAAACTGTGGTCTGATCTGCGATGCTGCTCACGCCCACGTGGCCATGGTGCAGGCTCATGATCGAATGCACGATGGCCAGGCCCAGCCCGGTGCCGCCATCAGCACGTGACCGTCCACGATCCACGCGATAGAAACGCTCGAACAGTTTGGGTAGGTGCTCGGGAGGAATGCCTGCACCTGGGTTGCTCACTGCCAGGGTGGCGTTCGTCGCGTTAGTGACGAGGTCAATATCGATTTTCGAGCCTTCCGGGCTATGGCGGATGGCGTTGGATAGCAGGTTAGAGATAGCTCTCTGTACCATCAAGCGATCGCCATTAATTGTTGCGTACCCTGATACGTTGAGTTTGATGTCCTTTTCTTCGGCCGTGAGGCTGAAAAGCTCCACTACTTTCTCTGCCTCTTCGTGCAGTGCAATTGCCTCGAAGGGGATAAGTGCTGCCGGATGGCTGACGTGGGCGAGAAACAGCATGTCCGATACGATCCGTGTGACCCGGCCGAGCTCCTCAGTGCAGTTCTCCAGCACCAGTTTGTATTCCTCTGGCGGGCGTTCCCGTGAGAGCGTCACCTGCGCTTTACCGATCAGATTGGTGATGGGGGAGCGTAATTCATGTGCCAGGTCGTCAGAGAATTGCGAAAGCTGTTGTACGCCACCGTCCAGGCGATGAAGCATGAAGTTGATGCTGTTAGCCAATTCGCGAAGCTCCTGCGGTAGGTTATCCAGTGGCAGGCGATGGCTCAGATCCTGGGTCGAGACGAGTTCTGCAACCTTGCGGAACTGATTCAGGGAGCTCAGGCCGCGATGAGCGATCCACCAGGCTCCGGCCGCGATCAGAGCCAGTACGAAGGGCAGGGCAATCAAGGTGGATTCGACATAGGCATGTAGCAGTGCTTGGTCAGCGGAGCGCTCCAGTGTAAGGACGGCGCGTATTCGTGATCCGTCCTTACGCAGAATAAGCTGCGAGGCGGTCAAGAGCTGCTTGTCCTGCGCATCTCGCCAATCTTCGAAGGCGATGGTCTCGCTGGCGTTTTCTATAAAGGAAGGTAGGGCCTCCTGTGTCTGGCCCACGCTCATGATTTCCTTGGGAGACGAGCTGTCGTCATAAAGAGCGAGCGAGAGGCTGTCGTGGCCTTTGATCAAATCTCTGATGTTGTGGGCCTGGTCACCGACTTCCGGGCGAGTGTTGATTTCTCTCATGCCATGGCGGATTTGCTGAAGCTTGTCCTCGAGGCTTTGCTCTGCAATGTAGTCGAGCTGCCGGCTTAACGAGAAATAAGCCAGCGCACTCAGCAGTGCAACCAGTATCAGGCCCAGTATTGCGACCGACAGGCTGAGTTGGCTTGAGAGTCTGGCAGGCCTCATTGACGAGCCTCCAGTACATAGCCGACGCCGCGCAAGGTGTGGATCAGTTTGTTCTCGAAAGGGTCGTCGATCTTGGCGCGCAAGCGGCGGATGGAAACTTCGACGACGTTGGTATCACAGTCGAAGTTCATGTCCCAGACCAGCGAGATGATCTGGGTGCGCGAGAGTACTTCGCCGCTGCGTCGCATCAGCAGGTGCAGCAGAGCGAACTCCTTGGTGGTCAGATCGATTCGTTGGCCGTTGCGATAGGCGCGGTGGCGGGCTGGATCCAGCTCAAGGTCGTCGACCTTGAGCACGTCTGGCGCGCTGACCTGTTCACCTCTTCGTAGCAGCGAGCGAACTCTGGCCAGAAGCTCGGGGAACTCGAATGGCTTCACCAGATAGTCGTCGGCACCGGAGTCGAAGCCTTTGAGCTTGTCGGCCAGGCGCCCGCGTGCCGTCAGCATCATCACAGGGGTGCGACTATTACGGCGAATGCTGGCCAGTACGCCCCAGCCATCGATCTCTGGTAAGTCGACATCAAGGATGATCAATTCGTAGGACGCCTGGGCCGCCATGTGCAAGCCGTCGACACCATTGGTGGCAATATCGACGACATAGCCGCTCTCGGTAAGTCCCTGGTGGAGATATTCGGCAGTTTTAAGCTCGTCCTCAACAATCAGGATTCGCATGTAGTAGTTGACCTTGGTGGGGGAGAGAAATTTTTATCGAGTCGCGATGATTGTTGGACTTGGGGGGCGATCGGCATTTGCGTGGCGGATGATGATCCCTGTAGTAACTACAGGGTCAAGCGGGAGGCCCCTGATTTAGAGGGCTACAGCCCCGTCCGTGTACGCCGCTGGTTGCTTTTATGATGCTTTTTATATGTCCAGTTGTAACTTTATGACTCGAATGATTGTTGCATTCGCGGCATGTTAATACAGCGTTATATGGCGTGGCTGGGCATTACGTAATTGTAATTTTGCAGTCACCTCGACGATAGGTGAGGCTCCCTAAATTCTGCACCGAATAAAGTTTTCGGAGGTTTCATGCATGTCTCCGAATTTATCCAGGTGTGGAGGAAAAGCCCTTGTCGAGGCGTTATTCGAGAATTGCTGAGGCACTTTGCCTCGCTGTTGCCTGCTCATTCATCGTGAGCCAGGCCGTGGCATCAACGCCGATCACCCTGGGCGACGCATGGGGGCAAGTATTGCAGACCAACCCGTCGTTGATGGCGGGTGATCGCAATGTCGGCATCGCAGAAGGTGAGCGTCGCCAAGCCGGTGTGATTCCCAATCCGGAGTTGTCTTGGGAGGTTGAGGACACCCGCAGTGCTACGAGAACCACGACGGTACAGATCAGCCAGCCTATCGAGCTGGGCGGCAAGCGCGGCGCCCGTATAGAAATGGCCGAACGCGGTATCGACAGTGCTGCGATCGGTCAGGAACAACTGCGCAATGAGCTGCGTGCCGAGGTGGTAGGTGCTTTCCAAGGAGCCTTGTTGGCGAAGATGCGCCAAGAGTTGGCTGAGCAGTCACAGCGCCTGAGCGAGCGCGGCGTGGCGGTCGTCGATGCGCGCGTCAAGGCGGGCAAGGCCTCTGCCCTGGAGGCATCGCGTGCCCGGCTGCAGTACGAAGAGGTTCGCCTGGAGGCCGCACGGGCTCGCGATCAGCACATCAATGCCATGAATCAGTTGCTGGCCTTGATTGGGGCCTCATCGACCAATGGTGAGCCTAGCCTTAGTGGCGATGTTACCGATATGCCCGCAATACCCTCTGAAGTCGCACTTCTGAGCCGTCTGGACAAAGTTCCGCAGATGCGTCTTGCCAGGGTCGAGATCGACCGGCAGGAGGCCGGGATCGAGGTCGAGAAGAGTCGACGGATTCCAGATCTGACGGTCAGCCTCGGCAGCCAATACAGCAGTGCGGATCGTGAGCGCGTCAACCTTGTTGGTTTGTCCATGCCTCTGCCTCTGTTCGATCGCAATCAGGGCAATGTTCTGGCTGCCTCGCGGCGGGCTGATCAGGCGCGTGACTTGCGAAATGCTGCCGAGTTACGCCTGCGCAGTGAGGTGCAGCAGGCCTATCAGCAGTGGCGAACGGCGCAGGGAGCGATTAGCGGCTTCGAAGGTGGCTTGCTCGCGTCCGCGGACACAGCGTTGGAAAACACGACGCGTGGATTCCAGATGGGCAAGTTCGGTTTTATCGATGTGCTCGATGCCCAGCGCACATTGATCGACGTTCGCTCCCGTTACCTGCAGGCACTCGGCGAAGCACTCGATGCCTGGGTTCGCCTGGAGCGCATCTACGGCGATCTGTCTGCCCAAGCGGATAGCTACTGATTTCCTGTCACGACGATCGGCGCGATGCCGGTTACTGATCATCTTTTGGGGTTGTTCATGCAGAAGAAACTTGGTGTTGCCGTCGCGGCGGCCCTGACCTTGGGGTTCGTCGGTGGTGCGTTGTTCTACAACGGCGGGCGCTATGCCGCAGAAATTGGGCACATGCTTGCCAGTAACGACAGCGTTGATGCAGTCAAGGTTAGGCAGGTCGGTGAGGTCGAGGACGAACATGCCGACGCTGATCATGGCGAGGCTGGCGATGATCACGGTGAGTCCGCGGGGGGGCATGCCGAAGAGGGGGGGCTGGTGCTGAGCAAGGCGCAAATAGCCGCTGCGGGCATTGAGCTCGTCGACGTACAAGCGCGAGCCATGAGCACATACATCTCTCTACCTGGCGAGGTGAATTTCGACGAGGAGCGCACGGCTCATGTCGTGCCGCCCAGCGCTGGCGTGGTCGAGCGCGTGCTGGTCGGGCTGGGGCAGAAGGTGGCTGCTGGGGATGGCCTGGCGACTATCGTCAGTCAGCAGGTTTCCGAGTTGCGCAGTGAAATGGCGGCTGCCGCTCGACGCGTTGAGCTGGCCCGCACGACCTTCGAGCGTGAACGCCAATTGTGGAAGGACGGTATTTCGGCCGAGCAGGATTATCTCCAGGCCCGGCAAACGCTGCAGGAGGCCGAGATCGCTCTGGCCAATGCCCGACAGAAGGGCAAGACGATCAGCCCTCAGGGCGAGGCTGGCGATGGCAGCCGTTACAACCTGCGTGCACCTTTTTCCGGTGTGGTGGTGGAGAAGCACCTGGTACCTGGCGAAGTCGTCAGTGAGGCCAGCAATGCCTTCACGGTGGCTGACCTGAGTCGCGTCTGGGTCACCTTCAGCGTTTCCCCGCGTGATCTGGAACAGGTGAAAGTCGGGCAGTCAGTACGTGTCAGTGCGCCAGAGCTGGGGCGCGAAGCTACGGGTAAGGTGGCTTACATCAGCCGCCTGCTGGGTGAGCAGACGCGGACGGCGACAGGCCGCATCGACCTGGATAACGCCGACGGCATTTGGCGTCCCGGCCTGTTCGTCTCGGTTGCCCTGGCGACTGAAAGCCATGAGGCCGCGGCCGTGGTGCCGGCTTCATCGATTCAGGATGTCGAGGACAAGACCAGTGTCTTCGTGCGTACCGCTGAAGGCTTCGAAGTGCGTCCGGTGACATTGGGCACCCGCAGCGATGGCTTCGTCGAGGTACGCGAAGGCCTGAAGTCAGGCGAACGTGTAGCTGCCACAGGCAGCTTCATCCTCAAGTCCGAACTGGGCAAAGGCAGCGCGGAACACGCGCACTGAT
Proteins encoded in this window:
- the cadR gene encoding Cd(II)/Pb(II)-responsive transcriptional regulator; protein product: MKIGELARRTGCPVETIRYYERQGLLPSPSRNNSNYRLYSQLHFERLTFIRNCRALDMTLEEIGRLLAMHDRPHASCALISTLVEEHIAHVEARIQNLQALHAQLRELLGRCKGGSEKMAYCGIVLQLSSHGSGSSLSTAEKNELK
- a CDS encoding OprD family porin; this translates as MKKSPLTMAIISALAFGASAMAQASEPQASEGFIEGSSLNILNRNFYFNRDFRKGEARVLPNGERSSYTEAWAHGIMANFESGFTQGTVGFGIDAYAGLGLKLDTGDGRYGPGGSVNMFPVDSDDRAEDSYSKVGAAVKARFADTVVKAGDVFPTTPVVHYGDSRLLPQSFKGVTVVNESIEGLTLQGGRLHAMSQPQESTSRGDFATFYAGQVDSPWVGYFGGDYELNDNLGFSLYSSRLKDAWDQYYAGMWWTYPLSEDLSLFGGLNYYNATDEGKKQLGDFSNNIYSGSIGVKYGAHRVALSHQRNNGDDDFDYLRQSDSIFLDNSLQYSDFNSPKERSWMVRYDLDMADFGVPGLSFMARYARGSDADYSNANSTYMRRDDTTGNPLTDQKRWERDFEVKYVFLEGSLKDLSVRVRQMTTRATAYESDLDEVRVIVEYPLQVL
- a CDS encoding heavy metal sensor histidine kinase, which encodes MRPARLSSQLSLSVAILGLILVALLSALAYFSLSRQLDYIAEQSLEDKLQQIRHGMREINTRPEVGDQAHNIRDLIKGHDSLSLALYDDSSSPKEIMSVGQTQEALPSFIENASETIAFEDWRDAQDKQLLTASQLILRKDGSRIRAVLTLERSADQALLHAYVESTLIALPFVLALIAAGAWWIAHRGLSSLNQFRKVAELVSTQDLSHRLPLDNLPQELRELANSINFMLHRLDGGVQQLSQFSDDLAHELRSPITNLIGKAQVTLSRERPPEEYKLVLENCTEELGRVTRIVSDMLFLAHVSHPAALIPFEAIALHEEAEKVVELFSLTAEEKDIKLNVSGYATINGDRLMVQRAISNLLSNAIRHSPEGSKIDIDLVTNATNATLAVSNPGAGIPPEHLPKLFERFYRVDRGRSRADGGTGLGLAIVHSIMSLHHGHVGVSSIADQTTVFTLYFPLPKPLIEQARQSSTEKTA
- a CDS encoding heavy metal response regulator transcription factor, with translation MRILIVEDELKTAEYLHQGLTESGYVVDIATNGVDGLHMAAQASYELIILDVDLPEIDGWGVLASIRRNSRTPVMMLTARGRLADKLKGFDSGADDYLVKPFEFPELLARVRSLLRRGEQVSAPDVLKVDDLELDPARHRAYRNGQRIDLTTKEFALLHLLMRRSGEVLSRTQIISLVWDMNFDCDTNVVEVSIRRLRAKIDDPFENKLIHTLRGVGYVLEARQ
- a CDS encoding TolC family protein; the encoded protein is MSRRYSRIAEALCLAVACSFIVSQAVASTPITLGDAWGQVLQTNPSLMAGDRNVGIAEGERRQAGVIPNPELSWEVEDTRSATRTTTVQISQPIELGGKRGARIEMAERGIDSAAIGQEQLRNELRAEVVGAFQGALLAKMRQELAEQSQRLSERGVAVVDARVKAGKASALEASRARLQYEEVRLEAARARDQHINAMNQLLALIGASSTNGEPSLSGDVTDMPAIPSEVALLSRLDKVPQMRLARVEIDRQEAGIEVEKSRRIPDLTVSLGSQYSSADRERVNLVGLSMPLPLFDRNQGNVLAASRRADQARDLRNAAELRLRSEVQQAYQQWRTAQGAISGFEGGLLASADTALENTTRGFQMGKFGFIDVLDAQRTLIDVRSRYLQALGEALDAWVRLERIYGDLSAQADSY
- a CDS encoding efflux RND transporter periplasmic adaptor subunit produces the protein MQKKLGVAVAAALTLGFVGGALFYNGGRYAAEIGHMLASNDSVDAVKVRQVGEVEDEHADADHGEAGDDHGESAGGHAEEGGLVLSKAQIAAAGIELVDVQARAMSTYISLPGEVNFDEERTAHVVPPSAGVVERVLVGLGQKVAAGDGLATIVSQQVSELRSEMAAAARRVELARTTFERERQLWKDGISAEQDYLQARQTLQEAEIALANARQKGKTISPQGEAGDGSRYNLRAPFSGVVVEKHLVPGEVVSEASNAFTVADLSRVWVTFSVSPRDLEQVKVGQSVRVSAPELGREATGKVAYISRLLGEQTRTATGRIDLDNADGIWRPGLFVSVALATESHEAAAVVPASSIQDVEDKTSVFVRTAEGFEVRPVTLGTRSDGFVEVREGLKSGERVAATGSFILKSELGKGSAEHAH